Part of the bacterium genome, AGCCTATCCCAAAACCTCTCCAGTGTGACCAGAAGCCGAGTTTCTTCAAGAAACCAGGTTTCTATCGCGGAGGTTTTGGGATAGGCCATTAGTCGCAAGCTTTCACAGCAAGGTGAACCGTCCCAACAAACCTTTAATAAAGCACAAGACTTTCACAAAACACAACCTATCCATCGCGGTCAGGAAGGATGAAGTCCACTAAGAACAGTCTTTATATAAAGTGCCCTATTTTTTAAGGCATTGAGTGTGGCTCTGGTGGCAGGCATTTTTGGTGTAGAAGAATCCTCGCAGTCATTGCACCCCAGATAGGTGGTTCAATCCCTGAAAGTGAAAGGCTTAAATCACCATATACCTTAAGGTTGATGATGATAGGGAATTTTCTTCAGCCTTCAGTCTTCAGCCTTAGGCGCCTGTCTTTCTTCGGGAATCAGTTTTTCGCTTTCCTTATACCTCTCTGGTTCAATATACTCGTATTCGACCTCTCGCCTTCCTTCCTTTGGTTTAATATACTTGTATTCAACCTCCCATCTATCTATAATCGGTTCTGGCTCTCTCTTTATCTCCGGCTCTGGCGCTGCTTCTGGTTTTGGTTTCGGCGCTACTATCTTTGGCTCTATTATCTCTCTCTTTGGCTTTGGCTTTCTTTCCTCCCTTTTGGGCTTAGATACTTCAGGCTTGACTTTTGGTAGTTCAGGCTCGATTTTTTCGGCCTTTTTAGGTTTAGCTCTCAGATCAAGGCCAAAGGAGACCTTATGAACCCCGTCTAATTTATCGCCTGCCGAATAGGCATAGTCTAAGCCATAATTCTTTATTCTAAATCCTAAGCCGACAGAGAGGCCGGAGAGGGATTCAATCTCGGTGCTTTCTCCCTTAAGATTATACCCCGCCCTTAAGGCCAGGCTGGGGATGGCCCAATATTCTAAGCCGAGATTAAAACCAGCTCGCTGGCCCTTTATCTTATGCATATCGGCGGCCATAATAAGTCGATGGGCCAATAAGGAGTAAGAGCCTCCCAATTTAATAGTAAGGGGTAGAGAAAAGTCTTCCTCGACTAAACTCGCTTTAGGCCCCAGATTCTGAATAACCAGCCCAAGTTTGATGGGGTGTCTCGGTAAGTGGTATACTCCCCCTGCATCCAGGGCAAAATGCTTCTCACTTTTATTATCTATTCCCTCATGGATTAGCTTAAGCCCTGCTCCGAGCGAAAGTCCGGGGAATATCTTACGGGCATAAGATAAAATAATAGCCCCATCAAAGGCCCCAAAGCTTCCCTCTGAAGACCCATCCTCGGCCCATTTTTCCATATCCCCTGAAGAAAGTCCGATAAGGCCAAGCCCAAGACCGGCCTTATCTCCCAAGGGTTGAACATAGCCCAGATAGGTCGCGGATATATCTTCCAGCCACAAGGTGTGGGCAAAGCCTAAGCTTCTTCCGGTAATTTGACTGATCCCAGCCGGATTCCAGTAAGGGGCGGTGGGGTCATCGGCTACAGAGACAAAGGCCCCGCCCATACCAGAAGCCCTTCCTCCCTGGCCTATATTAAGGAAGGCCGAGGCCGTGGTCCCGGCCGACCTGTCCGTGCCGGCCGCTCCAGGCACACAGAGGCAAAGGAGCCATATTAGACTGATCGTGGTTACTTTCTTTATCATTTTTCCCATTCCTTCTTAAGACTCGATGCTGGATGCTCGATGCTGGATACTCGATGCTCGATGCTCGATGCTGGATACTCGATGCTGGATACTCGATGCTGGATACTCGATGCTCGATGCTCGATACTGGACACTGGATCCTTTACGAGCATCGAGCATCCAGCATCGAGCATCAAGCTAAGATTCTTGTCCTCGGTCATCTAATTAGCTCCGCTTATCTAATCACTGCTATCTTCCCGCGTTGTGAGCCTTTCTCTGACTCCACCAGATAGATATATATGCCGTAAGACATTTCAGCTCCGTCCTCATTTTTAATATTCCAGACAGCCTCTTGCCCGATTATCTCTGTGCCCTCTTCATCGAGGGTCCGGACCAGTTCTCCGCTTACATCAAAGATATATACCTTCAGATTAGAATCAATCGGCAGATTGGTTATCCATACCTTATTCCCTTGGCAAGGGTTGGGGTAGGGATAAGCTTCGCTGGTTATTGTCTCTATGGTGGTAAAGGACCACGGATTGGGAACAAGAGGATCGCCCAGCAGATTGCCCTCGGTATCCTGCCCGCCGGTGATCTCAAATCTGTAGACAGTTGATGCCTCGAAGGGATTACGGTGGTGGAAAGTGGCTTCGGTATCGGCCTCGTTCCATGTGACGGTCCAGCCGTAGGGCCAGGTATCGGCCCAGGTCACCGCCGCCGTATCCATTGGCTTGGAGAAGATAACCACCACCGGTTCATTAAGGACCACCGCCGTCTCTCCATTGGCCGGAGAAGTGGAAACAATCCGAGGTGGCTGGGATAGACTCAAGGTGGTAAAGAACCACGGATTGGGAACAAGGGGGGTGTCCAGTGGATTGCCCTCGGTATCCTGCCCGCCGGTGATCTCAAATCCGT contains:
- a CDS encoding PorV/PorQ family protein; translated protein: MIKKVTTISLIWLLCLCVPGAAGTDRSAGTTASAFLNIGQGGRASGMGGAFVSVADDPTAPYWNPAGISQITGRSLGFAHTLWLEDISATYLGYVQPLGDKAGLGLGLIGLSSGDMEKWAEDGSSEGSFGAFDGAIILSYARKIFPGLSLGAGLKLIHEGIDNKSEKHFALDAGGVYHLPRHPIKLGLVIQNLGPKASLVEEDFSLPLTIKLGGSYSLLAHRLIMAADMHKIKGQRAGFNLGLEYWAIPSLALRAGYNLKGESTEIESLSGLSVGLGFRIKNYGLDYAYSAGDKLDGVHKVSFGLDLRAKPKKAEKIEPELPKVKPEVSKPKREERKPKPKREIIEPKIVAPKPKPEAAPEPEIKREPEPIIDRWEVEYKYIKPKEGRREVEYEYIEPERYKESEKLIPEERQAPKAED